One genomic region from Ammospiza caudacuta isolate bAmmCau1 chromosome 1, bAmmCau1.pri, whole genome shotgun sequence encodes:
- the LOC131562390 gene encoding cytochrome P450 7A1, translating into MFLASWIWGMAVILCCVSWFLLGRRRRRQGEPPLENGFLPYLGCALKFGANPLEFLKEKQKKHGHIFTCHVAGKYIHFLTDPFSYHELMRQGKHLDWKKFHFATSAKAFGHGSIDPAEGNTTENFHQTFIRTLQGNALDALIEAMMENLQYVMLQSRAPKLRSNTWVTEGLYTFCCQVMFESGFLTLFGKEFNSNNDKNLSSKQETERAHILNALENFKEFDKIFPALVAGLPIHLFKSAHSAREKLGEALLHKNLLKRDNLSELVTLRMFLNDTLSTFDDMEKAKTHVAVLWASQANTIPATFWTLFYLLKNPEAMRAATKEVQSVLESAEESISLDGKHISLNRKQLDNMPILDSIIKEAMRLSSASMTFRVAKEDFTLHLENDFYKIRKDDIVALYPQLLHFDPEIYADPLTFKYDRFLNEKGEEKTDFYRHGRRLKHYYMPFGTGIAKCPGRLFAVHEIKQFLALIFSYFEIELVDSNVKCPSLDQSRAGLGILQPSNDVDFRYRLKCL; encoded by the exons ATGTTCCTGGCATCCTGGATCTGGGGAATGGCAGTAATACTTTGTTGCGTGTCTTGGTTTCTTCtagggaggaggagaag GCGGCAAGGTGAGCCACCACTTGAAAATGGGTTCCTTCCATACCTGGGCTGTGCCTTGAAGTTTGGTGCCAACCCCCTTGAATTCctcaaagaaaagcagaagaagcACGGCCACATCTTCACTTGCCATGTAGCAGGGAAATACATTCATTTCCTCACTGACCCTTTTTCATACCATGAATTGATGCGCCAGGGAAAACACTTGGACTGGAAAAAGTTCCACTTTGCTACTTCTGCCAAG GCTTTTGGGCATGGTAGCATTGACCCAGCGGAGGGaaacaccactgaaaatttTCATCAGACTTTCATTAGAACCCTTCAAGGCAATGCCCTAGATGCCCTCATTGAAGCAATGATGGAAAACCTCCAGTATGTCATGCTGCAGTCAAGAGCACCTAAGCTTCGGTCTAATACCTGGGTGACAGAAGGACTTTATACCTTCTGTTGCCAAGTGATGTTTGAGTCTGGCTTTTTAACACTTTTTGGTAAAGAATTTAATTCAAATAATGACAAAAACCTATCATCAAAGCAGGAAACTGAGAGAGCTCATATCCTAAATGCCCTTGAAAACTTCAAGGAATTCGATAAGATTTTCCCAGCCCTCGTGGCAGGGCTGCCCATCCACCTGTTCAAGAGTGCCCACAGTGCACGTGAGAAGCTGGGAGAGGCTCTCCTGCACAAGAACCTCCTGAAAAGGGACAACCTGTCTGAGCTTGTCACCCTGCGCATGTTCCTGAACGACACCCTGTCAACCTTTGATGACATGGAGAAGGCCAAGACCCACGTGGCAGTGCTCTGGGCCTCTCAGGCAAACACCATTCCTGCCACCTTTTGGACCTTGTTCTATCTTCTTAA GAATCCAGAAGCAATGAGAGCAGCTACCAAAGAAGTGCAAAGTGTTTTGGAAAGTGCTGAAGAGAGTATCAGCTTAGATGGCAAACATATTTCCTTGAACCGGAAACAGCTGGATAATATGCCAATACTGG ACAGCATCATCAAGGAGGCGATGAGGCTCTCCAGCGCATCCATGACTTTCCGAGTGGCCAAGGAGGATTTCACTTTGCACTTGGAGAACGACTTTTACAAAATTCGCAAAGATGATATTGTAGCTCTTTAtcctcagctgctgcatttCGATCCAGAAATCTATGCTGATCCCTTG ACATTCAAATACGATCGCTTCCTGAACgagaagggagaggagaagacCGACTTCTACCGGCACGGCCGGAGGCTGAAGCATTACTACATGCCCTTTGGGACAGGCATAGCCAAGTGCCCGGGAAGGCTCTTTGCTGTCCACGAGATTAAACAGTTTCTGGCTCtgattttttcatattttgagATAGAGCTTGTGGACAGTAATGTGAAGTGTCCCTCTCTAGACCAGTCCCGTGCAGGACTGGGTATTTTGCAGCCATCAAATGACGTTGATTTCAGGTACAGGCTGAAATGCTTATGA